A region from the Telopea speciosissima isolate NSW1024214 ecotype Mountain lineage unplaced genomic scaffold, Tspe_v1 Tspe_v1.0302, whole genome shotgun sequence genome encodes:
- the LOC122647964 gene encoding uncharacterized protein LOC122647964: protein MECPLKSVEELIDHDNRCWNKEVIDRFFHPTDRAAIYKIQLSYFNIEDRQIWGVSKHGDFSIKSAYHHLSDLKAANQRVAASSSKARPWEETPKERRIPVDSMCPRCGQAEETNEHILLTCPFARRVWFGSVLSHRVSDGEEIQLHQWIKEWSAFTSQGKRAVGETRTLISFILWHLWNARNDLLFSRKTWTAEEVIGRAHMARGEFLNASKNLSSPSYVAGLATPVHWAPPPVGTFALSCDASLSEDGGRSGVGYLIWDHTGTCRIAISDPQCFSKALVGEALAIRQGLLEAISEGFLKLRVESDCQTLVSAIRKPITSSHLSIRPIVEDIHFLVSYFDDCTFQFIPRAANTIADALPRRARSVAGRTV, encoded by the exons ATGGAGTGCCCCTTGAAGAGTGTTGAGGAACTTATTGACCACGATAATAGATGCTGGAACAAGGAGGTGATCGATCGTTTTTTCCACCCCACTGATAGGGCTGCAATTTATAAAATTCAGCTGAGTTACTTCAATATCGAAGATCGGCAAATTTGGGGTGTGTCTAAGCATGGTGATTTCTCAATAAAAAGTGCTTATCATCACCTCAGTGATCTTAAGGCTGCTAATCAGAGGGTAGCTGCTTCTTCTTCAAAGGCACGTCCTTGGGAGGAGACACCAAAGGAG AGGCGAATACCAGTGGATAGTATGTGTCCTAGATGTGGCCAAGCAGAGGAGACCAATGAGCACATCTTGCTTACCTGCCCATTTGCGcgaagggtttggtttggtagTGTTCTATCTCATAGAGTGTCGGATGGTGAGGAGATTCAGTTGCATCAGTGGATTAAAGAGTGGTCTGCATTTACATCACAGGGTAAAAGAGCAGTGGGGGAGACGCGCACTCTAATTTCCTTCATTCTGTGGCACTTGTGGAATGCAAGGAATGATCTATTGTTTAGTAGGAAAACATGGACAGCGGAGGAGGTGATTGGAAGGGCTCACATGGCCCGCGGGGAATTCCTTAATGCTTCTAAAAATCTATCTTCCCCTTCATATGTGGCAGGCCTGGCTACACCAGTACATTGGGCGCCACCCCCTGTGGGCACCTTTGCGCTAAGCTGCGATGCTTCTCTCTCAGAGGACGGTGGTCGAAGTGGAGTAGGCTACCTTATTTGGGATCACACTGGCACCTGTCGGATTGCAATCTCTGACCCCCAGTGTTTCAGCAAAGCTTTAGTTGGAGAGGCTTTAGCGATCCGGCAAGGTCTTCTGGAGGCCATCTCGGAGGGTTTCCTGAAGCTTCGAGTGGAGAGTGACTGCCAAACGCTCGTCTCAGCCATACGTAAGCCGATTACATCATCACACCTATCTATTCGACCAATTGTTGAGGACATTCATTTCCTTGTCTCTTACTTTGATGACTGTACTTTCCAGTTTATTCCAAGGGCGGCAAATACTATTGCAGACGCCCTTCCCAGGAGGGCACGGTCCGTTGCGGGTAGGACTGTTTAG